The Williamsia sp. DF01-3 genome has a window encoding:
- a CDS encoding succinate dehydrogenase/fumarate reductase iron-sulfur subunit: protein MGYDANFRIWRGDIEGGELQDFTVNVNEGEVVLDIIHRLQATQTPDLAVRWNCKAGKCGSCSAEVNGRPKLLCMTRMSTFTEADVITVTPLRTFPVIRDLVTDVSFNYQKAREIPSFTPPPGLKAGEYRMKQVDVQRSQEFRKCIECFLCQDTCHVVRDHEENKEQFAGPRYLMRIAELDMHPLDVAERRDSAQAEHGLGLCNITKCCSEVCPEHIKITDNALIPMKERVVDRKYDPLVWLGNKLFRR from the coding sequence ATGGGGTATGACGCCAACTTCCGGATCTGGCGGGGGGACATCGAGGGCGGTGAGCTGCAGGACTTCACCGTCAACGTGAACGAGGGCGAGGTGGTGCTCGACATCATCCACCGGCTCCAGGCCACCCAGACGCCCGATCTGGCGGTGCGCTGGAACTGCAAGGCAGGCAAGTGTGGCTCGTGCTCGGCTGAGGTGAACGGTCGGCCAAAGCTGTTGTGCATGACCAGGATGTCAACCTTCACCGAAGCGGACGTCATCACCGTCACCCCGTTGCGCACGTTCCCGGTGATCCGGGACCTCGTCACCGACGTGTCGTTCAACTACCAGAAGGCCCGTGAGATCCCGTCGTTCACGCCACCGCCGGGCCTCAAGGCGGGTGAGTACCGAATGAAGCAGGTGGACGTCCAGCGCTCTCAGGAGTTCCGCAAGTGCATCGAGTGTTTCCTCTGCCAGGACACCTGCCACGTGGTCCGCGATCACGAGGAGAACAAGGAGCAGTTCGCAGGCCCCCGCTATCTGATGAGGATCGCCGAACTGGACATGCACCCGCTCGACGTCGCCGAACGTCGCGATTCGGCCCAGGCCGAGCACGGACTTGGGCTGTGCAACATCACCAAGTGTTGTTCCGAAGTATGCCCGGAGCACATCAAGATCACCGACAACGCGCTGATCCCGATGAAGGAACGCGTTGTGGACCGCAAATACGATCCGCTGGTGTGGTTGGGTAACAAGCTTTTTCGGCGCTGA